In one Candidatus Leptovillus gracilis genomic region, the following are encoded:
- a CDS encoding methyltransferase domain-containing protein, with protein sequence MTINQPTDQLTDLPPSPFANDDLLWRQLKTIPAFRAILRAVESRFYFAIDLPGPTLDVGCGDGHFAQMTFNRRIDVGIDPWWGPLNKAHRSGQYDQVMQAMGDRLPFPDHTFASAFSNSVLEHIPDVQAVLNETSRVLQPDGRFLITMPSQYFSQWLGGAQFLEKLSLPGAADRYRQGFNFISRHVHTDGPEVWAARLAEAGLAVERWQYYFSPQALHALEIGHAQGLPAAAMHFLTGHWILAPWQNSLGLTERWLRPFYDEEAQERGAYVLFVARKVADGPIEPYLPPARPFTIAELETAVQRRSAAQPGAEVVDWQPLPPERAGVPPALPEEEANGRRSFDVIAAGLLFLALALTFIGQTTIASAEANPPGGLRWFVYGFVALLMFLWRVGAVGAMGLVRRPLPNLRDFSFPRQRWWFLLGLLLVWLAYRQANANGPWPPWLTLSLWLLGSVVGFMALHRPAAPTAAASAGHGLPLNRRFVWIGSVVLFFTALIIRTAGLADHPFILNGLEAGLGLDVRAVADGLARSPFSTGWMSNPTLPYFLMAVPVKLLGPTVLSIRMLSPLVGALTVVAAFWLGARVWSLEVGLVTAVLLLGSHFHLHYSRLGLTNIWDGLLLLLALGLLAVAWTEGQNGRQPRRAWLWAGLLSGLNAYVFTASRLLPLALLLLLFWALLADRTALRRQARHILAAALLAWLVALPQMLFYAGHPGVFMERFQGYGILAGQTGWLAQEASLTGRSQLAIFGDQVQRALLAFNAASDVSPAYRPGVPLLSTIPAVLFVLGVMLALLRLRQARYALLLAPLFVALLFGGALLIETPGSHRLVLVAPLLSLLAAQALVEIGRWLLALRPGSGRADYLLPVLLVVAMLLSLNEMFFYYGRYRQSYSFGDRNTEIAQGMADYLNTLAGADWTAYFYGPPSMYISFPTIPFLATEFQANANLFDVPDADAELPAPSGDQLTFIFLPERAAEMEEVGAVYPNGRAYSQPGHHADPLFYVYEVELTR encoded by the coding sequence GTGACCATAAACCAACCAACAGACCAACTAACCGACCTCCCACCTTCCCCCTTCGCCAACGACGACTTACTCTGGCGGCAGCTTAAAACCATCCCCGCCTTTCGCGCCATCCTGCGGGCGGTGGAATCCCGTTTTTATTTTGCCATAGATCTGCCGGGTCCCACGCTGGACGTCGGCTGTGGCGACGGCCACTTCGCCCAAATGACTTTCAACCGGCGGATTGACGTGGGCATAGACCCCTGGTGGGGACCGCTGAACAAAGCCCATCGCTCCGGCCAGTATGATCAGGTGATGCAGGCCATGGGCGACCGCCTGCCTTTCCCCGACCACACCTTCGCCAGCGCCTTCTCTAATTCGGTGCTGGAACACATCCCCGACGTGCAGGCCGTGCTGAATGAGACGAGCCGGGTGTTGCAGCCAGACGGCCGTTTCCTCATCACCATGCCCAGCCAATACTTCAGCCAATGGCTCGGCGGCGCGCAGTTCTTGGAGAAGCTGAGTTTGCCGGGCGCGGCCGACCGCTATCGCCAGGGCTTCAACTTTATCTCGCGCCATGTTCACACCGATGGTCCTGAGGTGTGGGCGGCGCGATTGGCCGAAGCGGGGCTGGCGGTGGAACGCTGGCAGTATTATTTTTCACCCCAGGCGCTGCACGCGCTGGAAATCGGCCATGCGCAGGGCTTGCCGGCGGCGGCTATGCACTTCCTGACCGGCCACTGGATTTTGGCGCCCTGGCAGAACAGCCTGGGTCTAACCGAGCGCTGGTTACGGCCGTTTTACGACGAAGAAGCCCAGGAACGGGGCGCATACGTGCTGTTTGTCGCCCGCAAAGTGGCCGACGGCCCCATCGAACCGTACCTGCCGCCGGCCCGCCCGTTTACCATTGCCGAATTAGAAACGGCCGTACAGCGCCGCAGCGCCGCCCAACCTGGCGCCGAGGTAGTAGATTGGCAGCCACTCCCCCCTGAGAGAGCGGGCGTCCCGCCCGCGCTCCCAGAGGAAGAAGCGAACGGCCGTCGCTCCTTCGACGTGATCGCCGCCGGGCTGCTCTTTTTAGCCCTGGCCCTGACCTTCATCGGCCAGACCACCATCGCCAGCGCGGAAGCCAATCCACCTGGCGGCCTGCGCTGGTTTGTGTATGGCTTCGTCGCCCTGCTGATGTTCCTGTGGCGGGTGGGGGCCGTGGGCGCAATGGGGCTGGTCAGGCGGCCGCTGCCCAACCTGCGCGATTTTTCGTTTCCCCGACAGCGCTGGTGGTTTTTGCTCGGCCTGCTGTTGGTTTGGCTGGCCTACCGCCAGGCCAACGCCAACGGCCCCTGGCCGCCGTGGCTGACGTTGAGTTTGTGGCTGCTGGGCAGCGTGGTCGGGTTTATGGCCCTCCACCGGCCAGCCGCTCCCACCGCCGCTGCCAGCGCCGGGCATGGCCTGCCGCTGAACCGGCGCTTTGTGTGGATCGGCAGCGTCGTCCTCTTTTTTACCGCCCTCATCATCCGCACCGCCGGGCTGGCCGACCATCCATTTATCCTGAATGGGTTGGAAGCGGGCCTCGGCCTGGACGTGCGCGCCGTGGCTGATGGCCTGGCGCGCAGTCCCTTCTCCACCGGCTGGATGAGCAATCCCACGCTGCCTTATTTTCTGATGGCCGTGCCGGTGAAACTGCTCGGTCCCACCGTGTTGTCTATCCGCATGTTGTCGCCGCTGGTGGGGGCGCTGACTGTGGTGGCGGCGTTTTGGCTGGGGGCGCGGGTGTGGAGCCTGGAAGTGGGACTGGTAACGGCCGTGCTGCTGCTCGGCTCCCATTTTCATCTGCACTACAGCCGGCTGGGGCTGACCAATATCTGGGATGGCTTGCTCTTGCTGCTGGCTCTGGGTCTGTTGGCTGTGGCCTGGACGGAGGGGCAAAACGGCCGTCAACCGCGCCGCGCCTGGTTGTGGGCCGGGCTGCTCAGCGGGCTGAACGCCTATGTTTTCACCGCCTCCCGGCTGCTGCCCCTGGCGCTGCTGCTGTTGTTGTTCTGGGCGCTGTTGGCTGACCGGACGGCGCTGCGGCGGCAGGCGCGGCACATCCTGGCGGCGGCGCTGTTGGCCTGGCTGGTGGCCCTGCCGCAGATGTTGTTTTACGCCGGGCATCCCGGCGTGTTCATGGAACGTTTTCAGGGCTACGGCATTTTGGCCGGGCAGACTGGCTGGCTGGCGCAGGAAGCCAGCCTCACTGGCCGCAGCCAACTGGCGATTTTTGGCGATCAGGTGCAGCGCGCGCTGCTGGCCTTCAACGCCGCCAGCGACGTCAGCCCGGCGTACCGGCCCGGTGTGCCGCTGCTGAGTACCATTCCGGCGGTGCTGTTTGTCTTGGGCGTAATGCTTGCTCTGCTGCGGCTGCGACAGGCCCGTTATGCGCTGCTGCTGGCGCCATTGTTTGTCGCGCTGCTGTTTGGCGGTGCGCTGCTCATCGAAACGCCGGGCAGCCACCGGCTGGTATTGGTCGCGCCGCTGTTGAGTTTACTGGCGGCGCAGGCGCTGGTGGAGATTGGGCGTTGGCTGTTGGCGCTGCGCCCCGGCAGCGGCCGTGCCGATTATCTTTTGCCAGTGCTGCTGGTTGTTGCCATGTTGTTGTCGCTGAATGAAATGTTTTTCTATTACGGCCGTTACCGGCAATCTTACAGCTTTGGCGACCGCAATACGGAGATCGCCCAGGGCATGGCCGATTATTTAAACACCTTGGCTGGCGCGGACTGGACAGCTTATTTTTACGGCCCGCCGAGCATGTATATCAGCTTTCCCACCATCCCTTTCCTGGCGACTGAATTTCAGGCGAATGCCAATTTGTTTGATGTGCCCGATGCCGACGCCGAACTGCCGGCCCCGTCCGGCGATCAGTTGACTTTTATTTTTTTGCCGGAGCGGGCGGCTGAAATGGAAGAGGTGGGGGCGGTGTATCCAAACGGCCGTGCCTATTCCCAACCCGGTCATCACGCCGACCCCCTTTTTTACGTCTATGAGGTAGAATTGACGCGGTGA
- a CDS encoding glycosyltransferase family 4 protein produces the protein MKILEVLTYYRPWVSGLTIYVERLSRALVELGHDVTVLTSQYEPDLPRYEVLDGVKIVRIPVLLRVSKGVIMPEFGPMAWKLAHHTDAIHLHLPQFDAPGVAMRGRLLRKPVILTYHCDLQLPQGGFNRLVDKVVQSQNRLAGELADAVVTYTRDYGTHSPFLAQYLDRKLHIIPPPVELAACADADAARFKQQHGLDGRQVIGISARLAAEKGVEVLLNALPHIFEKYPQAVVLHAGPYENILGEEAYAARLAPLFARYKEQYIRLGTLHGAELTAFYKNLDVLCVTSLNSTESFGLVQIEAMTHNVPVAACALPGVRQPVTMTGMGEVTAVGDHHALAQAVIRILDHKEAYLRPPDLIANSFSPTQTAVEYLRLFTALQTEGGTAVHQTAEPPAYERLRAMRDQVKQ, from the coding sequence ATGAAAATCCTCGAAGTATTAACCTATTATCGGCCGTGGGTTAGCGGCCTGACGATTTATGTGGAGCGGTTGAGCCGCGCACTGGTGGAGTTGGGCCACGATGTGACGGTGTTGACCTCGCAGTATGAACCCGACCTGCCCCGTTACGAAGTGCTGGATGGCGTCAAAATTGTGCGCATCCCCGTTCTGCTGCGTGTAAGCAAGGGGGTGATTATGCCGGAGTTTGGGCCGATGGCCTGGAAACTGGCCCATCACACCGACGCCATCCATCTGCACCTGCCACAGTTCGACGCGCCCGGTGTGGCGATGCGCGGCCGCCTGCTGCGCAAACCGGTCATCCTCACCTATCACTGCGATTTGCAACTGCCGCAGGGCGGTTTCAATCGGCTGGTGGACAAGGTGGTGCAATCACAAAATCGTCTGGCCGGGGAATTGGCCGACGCCGTTGTTACCTATACCCGCGATTATGGCACGCATTCCCCTTTCCTGGCGCAGTACCTGGACCGCAAGCTGCACATTATCCCGCCGCCAGTGGAATTGGCCGCCTGCGCCGATGCCGACGCGGCGCGCTTTAAGCAGCAGCATGGGTTAGACGGCCGTCAGGTCATCGGCATCTCCGCCCGGCTGGCCGCCGAAAAGGGGGTGGAAGTTCTGCTCAACGCCCTGCCCCACATCTTCGAGAAATACCCGCAGGCCGTCGTCTTGCACGCCGGTCCTTATGAAAACATCCTGGGCGAAGAGGCTTACGCTGCCCGGCTGGCCCCACTCTTTGCAAGATACAAAGAGCAATATATTCGCCTGGGCACGCTGCATGGCGCGGAGCTAACCGCCTTCTACAAAAACCTGGACGTTTTGTGCGTCACCAGCCTGAACAGCACGGAAAGTTTTGGCCTGGTGCAGATTGAGGCCATGACCCACAATGTGCCGGTGGCTGCCTGCGCTTTGCCTGGCGTGCGCCAGCCGGTAACGATGACCGGCATGGGTGAGGTGACGGCCGTTGGCGACCACCACGCCCTGGCCCAGGCTGTCATCCGCATTCTGGACCACAAAGAAGCCTACCTGCGCCCGCCCGACCTGATCGCCAACAGTTTTAGCCCGACGCAAACGGCCGTTGAATACCTTCGTCTGTTCACCGCGCTGCAAACGGAAGGGGGTACGGCCGTTCACCAAACGGCCGAACCACCCGCCTACGAACGCCTCCGCGCCATGCGCGACCAGGTAAAGCAATAG
- a CDS encoding flippase-like domain-containing protein, which yields MDTNQKQKGQFWLGMLVSLVCLAAIFLFIEPTEIVAALETAHWGYLGLTAVGILLYLFFRAVRWRFMLENDVALGQAFHIQNIGYMLNMLLPFRLGDIAQAILIGNVPPVTVARGLSTVVMPRILDLMFMVLLLPLTLAATPAIPPNIQSAALVTGLGTFVAIVVMVVAANQRPFVRRMAAAVFQRIGRLDVDAWVTRVDDLLAGLSSLTNLKDGLTLTVMTLFVWLPIIFAYWIGLRAVQLDLTWAMSAFVVCAAALSVAAPSSPGQVGVFHAGVIFALTSILAQPAAPAASFAFLYHAVNLVTMIIVGVIGLFATGATFRNVLDATRQFANRKSASHS from the coding sequence ATGGATACAAATCAGAAACAAAAGGGCCAATTCTGGCTGGGTATGCTGGTTAGCCTTGTCTGTCTGGCGGCGATTTTCTTGTTTATCGAGCCGACAGAGATTGTGGCCGCGTTGGAGACGGCGCATTGGGGCTATTTGGGGTTAACGGCCGTTGGCATTCTCCTCTATCTCTTTTTCCGCGCTGTCCGCTGGCGCTTCATGCTGGAAAACGATGTTGCTCTCGGTCAGGCGTTCCACATCCAAAACATCGGCTACATGCTCAATATGCTCCTGCCTTTCCGGTTGGGTGACATAGCCCAGGCCATTCTCATTGGCAATGTGCCCCCGGTGACAGTGGCGCGAGGGTTGTCTACGGTGGTGATGCCGCGTATTCTGGACCTGATGTTTATGGTGCTGCTGCTGCCGCTGACATTGGCAGCCACGCCAGCCATCCCGCCCAACATTCAATCGGCCGCCCTGGTGACGGGGCTGGGGACCTTTGTGGCAATTGTGGTGATGGTGGTGGCGGCCAACCAACGGCCGTTCGTCCGCCGAATGGCCGCGGCCGTATTCCAACGCATTGGCCGCCTGGACGTAGACGCCTGGGTTACCCGCGTAGACGACCTGCTGGCCGGACTGAGCAGCCTGACCAACCTCAAAGATGGCCTTACCCTCACCGTCATGACGCTGTTTGTCTGGCTGCCCATCATTTTTGCCTATTGGATTGGGCTGCGCGCCGTGCAGTTGGACCTTACCTGGGCGATGTCGGCCTTTGTCGTCTGCGCCGCTGCCCTCAGCGTCGCCGCACCGTCATCGCCGGGGCAGGTCGGCGTGTTCCACGCCGGCGTCATTTTTGCCCTGACCAGCATTTTGGCCCAGCCAGCCGCCCCCGCCGCCAGTTTTGCCTTTTTGTATCACGCCGTCAACCTGGTCACCATGATTATCGTCGGCGTCATTGGCCTGTTCGCCACCGGGGCCACCTTCCGCAATGTGCTGGATGCCACCCGCCAGTTTGCCAATCGCAAATCGGCAAGCCATTCGTGA
- a CDS encoding enoyl-CoA hydratase/isomerase family protein translates to MSYEYILTRVEGRVGMVQFNRPKALNALNRELMAELLHALTAFDGDAAIGALVITGSERAFAAGADIKEMADATVVDMLDNPFINYWDQLRQINKPIIAAVSGFAFGGGLELALACDMIVASETAVFGQPEINLGIIPGAGGTQRLTYAVGKALAMEMILNDRRLTAVEAQQFGLVNRVYTADSYLDEAITLAQQIADRAPVAVRLAKEAINAVYETSLQAGLAHERRLFYMLFSTADQKEGMEAFVAKRQAVWKGE, encoded by the coding sequence ATGAGTTACGAATACATCCTCACCCGTGTAGAAGGGCGGGTTGGCATGGTCCAGTTCAACCGGCCCAAGGCGCTCAACGCCCTCAACCGCGAACTGATGGCCGAACTGCTTCACGCCCTGACGGCATTTGACGGCGACGCGGCCATTGGCGCGCTGGTCATCACCGGCAGCGAGCGCGCTTTTGCCGCCGGGGCCGACATCAAAGAGATGGCCGACGCCACGGTGGTGGACATGTTGGACAACCCGTTCATTAACTATTGGGACCAACTGCGCCAGATCAACAAGCCGATCATCGCCGCGGTGTCTGGCTTTGCCTTTGGCGGCGGGCTGGAACTGGCGCTGGCCTGCGATATGATAGTCGCCAGTGAAACGGCCGTCTTCGGCCAGCCGGAAATCAACCTGGGCATCATCCCCGGCGCGGGCGGCACGCAGCGGTTGACGTATGCAGTGGGCAAAGCGCTGGCGATGGAGATGATTTTGAACGACAGGCGGTTAACGGCCGTTGAAGCGCAGCAGTTCGGCCTGGTCAACCGCGTCTACACGGCCGACAGCTATCTCGACGAAGCCATCACCCTGGCGCAGCAAATCGCCGACCGCGCGCCGGTGGCCGTGCGCCTGGCCAAAGAAGCCATCAACGCCGTCTATGAAACGTCGCTCCAGGCCGGGTTGGCTCACGAGCGCCGCCTGTTTTATATGCTCTTCAGCACGGCCGACCAGAAGGAAGGGATGGAGGCGTTTGTGGCAAAGCGCCAGGCGGTTTGGAAAGGGGAGTAA
- a CDS encoding hydroxyacid dehydrogenase — MTIHAHFLYEPAEFFHVFTGEEKAQMEGLLDPAVQVTWGQEAPETAVILIGGRPSREQLRGPNVRVLIVPWAGLPTQTADLLAEFPHVAVHNLHHNAAPVAETAVTLLLAAAKLTIPYDQALRRNNWELRYGERRAALLAGKTALILGYGAIGARVARICQAMEMRVLATKRTPPTIQPPEATIYPSANLPHLLPQADALIICLPLTTETKGLIGAAELALLPPGAILVNIGRGPIVDEAALYEGLRNGRLYAAGLDVWYNYPPDETSRAQTAPANFPFHELDNVVLSPHRGGLTLDTERLRLAHLAELLNQAARGEAMGNRVDLGRGY, encoded by the coding sequence ATGACCATTCACGCTCATTTTTTGTATGAACCAGCGGAGTTTTTTCACGTGTTCACCGGGGAAGAGAAGGCGCAGATGGAGGGGCTGCTCGACCCGGCGGTGCAGGTGACATGGGGGCAAGAGGCGCCGGAAACGGCCGTTATCCTCATCGGCGGCCGCCCCAGCCGCGAGCAGTTGCGCGGCCCAAACGTGCGGGTGCTGATCGTCCCCTGGGCCGGGCTGCCGACCCAGACCGCTGACCTGCTGGCCGAATTCCCCCACGTAGCCGTGCATAACCTGCACCACAACGCCGCGCCGGTGGCGGAAACGGCCGTTACCCTGCTCCTGGCCGCCGCCAAGCTCACCATCCCCTACGACCAGGCGCTGCGCCGGAACAACTGGGAACTGCGCTACGGCGAGCGGCGGGCGGCGCTGCTGGCCGGCAAGACGGCGCTCATCCTGGGCTATGGGGCGATTGGCGCGCGCGTGGCCCGCATCTGCCAGGCGATGGAGATGCGTGTGCTGGCTACCAAACGGACGCCGCCGACCATCCAGCCGCCCGAAGCGACCATCTACCCATCCGCCAACCTGCCCCACCTGCTGCCGCAGGCCGACGCCCTGATTATCTGCCTGCCGCTGACGACGGAGACGAAGGGGCTGATCGGCGCGGCGGAGCTAGCTTTGCTGCCGCCAGGGGCGATTTTGGTGAATATCGGGCGCGGCCCGATTGTGGATGAAGCGGCGTTGTATGAAGGGCTGCGGAACGGCCGTTTATACGCCGCCGGCCTGGACGTGTGGTACAACTACCCGCCGGACGAAACAAGCCGGGCGCAAACCGCCCCGGCCAACTTCCCTTTCCATGAATTGGACAATGTGGTGCTGAGTCCACACCGGGGCGGCCTGACGCTGGACACGGAGCGGCTGCGCCTGGCGCATCTGGCGGAGCTGCTGAACCAGGCGGCGCGGGGAGAGGCGATGGGCAATCGGGTAGATTTAGGGCGGGGGTATTGA
- a CDS encoding glycosyltransferase family 39 protein produces MTFNSNKQNRVVLGILLGIIFLAFALRLVNLNGRPFWYDEAFSVLYAEKPFATMLYGTIAQTDGAAADVHPLFYYTILHGWMGLAGQSAAAVRLLSVLLGVTTVIVVYLLGCYLFGRRAGLLAALITAVAPFALYYAQETRMYALLGLAAVTTTYFFARAWVEQKRWQWLAFAAAGAVTLYAHNLGAMFIAGLGIWVLWTWWRERQLRHLRPFFLACCLMLLLFAPWLAILPSQFGKIQQAYWVARPDLVSLLQTSLIFHLAYDNQALPAWLLPLAIAFSLFLPVILLLEWRRGAKAGSLSTGVFPTPVGLLFCLAFLPPLLTFLISQWRSVFIVRALLPSALAYYTLAAGILVNRSFPRPIRWGTLLVAAILALFSLQNHYRYAEFPRSPFAETAVFLAQEAASPDDMIIHSNKMTFFPTHYYNRRLPMAFIADEPGSPADSLAYATQEALGLYAIPDLETAVANHPRIWFVIFQAALAEYETIGQTHPHLSWLNAHYRQTNLVQFNDLSIYIFEQK; encoded by the coding sequence ATGACGTTCAACAGTAATAAGCAAAACCGGGTCGTTCTCGGGATACTTTTGGGCATCATCTTCCTGGCTTTTGCCCTGCGCCTGGTGAACCTGAACGGCCGTCCCTTCTGGTATGACGAGGCCTTCAGCGTACTGTACGCCGAAAAGCCGTTCGCCACCATGCTGTATGGCACCATCGCCCAGACCGATGGCGCCGCCGCCGACGTTCATCCCCTGTTCTACTACACCATATTGCATGGCTGGATGGGTCTTGCCGGGCAATCGGCAGCCGCGGTGCGGCTGTTATCCGTGCTGTTGGGGGTGACCACAGTGATCGTGGTCTATTTGCTGGGGTGTTATCTGTTTGGTCGGCGCGCCGGGTTGTTGGCAGCCCTGATCACGGCCGTTGCCCCCTTCGCGCTCTATTATGCCCAGGAGACCAGGATGTACGCCCTGTTGGGATTGGCCGCTGTGACCACCACCTACTTTTTCGCCCGCGCCTGGGTGGAACAGAAGCGCTGGCAGTGGCTGGCTTTTGCCGCAGCCGGCGCGGTGACGCTGTACGCCCATAACCTGGGCGCCATGTTTATCGCTGGCCTGGGCATTTGGGTGCTGTGGACCTGGTGGCGCGAACGCCAACTGCGACATCTGCGCCCCTTTTTCCTGGCCTGTTGCCTGATGCTGCTTCTGTTTGCCCCCTGGCTGGCTATTTTGCCCAGCCAGTTCGGCAAAATCCAGCAGGCGTACTGGGTGGCGCGACCTGATCTGGTCTCTTTGCTGCAAACGAGCCTGATTTTTCATCTGGCCTATGACAACCAGGCGCTGCCTGCTTGGCTGCTGCCGCTGGCCATCGCTTTCAGCCTGTTTCTGCCGGTGATTTTGTTGTTGGAGTGGCGGCGCGGCGCAAAAGCGGGTTCCCTGAGTACCGGCGTTTTCCCGACGCCGGTGGGGCTGTTGTTTTGCCTGGCGTTTCTACCCCCCTTGCTCACGTTTCTAATCTCGCAGTGGCGGTCGGTATTTATTGTTCGCGCCCTGCTGCCATCCGCATTGGCCTACTATACCCTGGCGGCAGGCATTCTGGTAAACCGGTCCTTCCCCCGGCCGATTCGTTGGGGGACGCTGCTTGTCGCCGCGATCCTGGCTCTGTTTTCATTACAGAATCATTATCGTTACGCAGAATTCCCGCGCTCACCTTTTGCGGAAACGGCCGTTTTCCTGGCTCAGGAAGCTGCATCACCAGACGACATGATCATTCACAGCAATAAAATGACTTTTTTCCCCACCCATTATTACAATCGCCGCCTGCCGATGGCCTTTATCGCCGATGAGCCGGGCAGCCCAGCCGACAGCCTGGCCTACGCCACCCAGGAGGCTTTAGGGCTTTACGCCATACCTGATCTGGAAACGGCCGTCGCCAATCATCCGCGTATCTGGTTTGTGATATTTCAGGCTGCGTTAGCAGAATATGAAACTATAGGCCAGACCCACCCCCATCTGTCCTGGCTGAATGCCCATTATCGCCAGACCAATCTCGTCCAATTCAACGACTTATCTATATACATCTTCGAGCAGAAGTAG
- a CDS encoding glycosyltransferase family 39 protein — protein sequence MKQEEPTTSKQLLAGLLAFLWLGLLAGGYFWAHKPFEMEVITAVAQTTLNILTWLALTWLAGCAGLLLLGRLRLTEEDAAARLVLALGIGLGLLAVAFSLFGFVGLFRPLTAWLFVLALGGVTFRRWRQPLLLLRQVGWPRPQNRLHWLILVYGAASLLFTFIMALTPVVAWDSLTYHLVGPKLYIEAGRFVHPLNIPQLGFPLLGQMHFTLGMLLVGDGVAPLFHFGYGLLALLLLVSLSRQLFGAEAAWLSAAVLLSSPLLLTLMGWPYVDVTLLFYTTAVFYAFIGWWQTRRTGWLIVIGLMLGFSGGLKYTAVAAPIAVTLGIFWGSRKEGFQVFAGRLLPVGGIAILLVLPWLAENYLTTGNPIYPFFRAQSLFWDEWRAWWYNRPGTGLWATAPLSLLLAPLEATILDGTLAQDSYDGTIGPFILGLLFLLPLTWGKFSQPTRRWATWLLLWAGVAFAFWLWGIARSALLLQVRLLLPAFALFALLGGLALAGTQRWKLPQLAVDWLVRVLISLTLLLLLVSQTLAFWGLNPLPVVVGLESEARYLRRMLGVYDEAITAVNQLPPDAHVQFLWEARSYRCQVFCQPDPILDTWLHLTQFHEYNAAAVARVWQEAGVTHVLLYDAGLRFIVEAGFDPVTETDMATWAAFNGRYLRPIQQWSDQYTLYEFVP from the coding sequence GTGAAACAAGAAGAGCCTACAACCAGCAAGCAATTATTGGCCGGACTACTTGCCTTCCTATGGTTGGGCCTGCTGGCGGGCGGCTATTTTTGGGCGCACAAACCGTTTGAGATGGAGGTAATAACGGCCGTTGCCCAAACTACTCTCAACATCCTCACCTGGCTGGCCCTCACCTGGCTGGCTGGCTGCGCCGGTTTGCTGCTGTTGGGGCGCCTGCGTCTAACCGAAGAGGATGCCGCAGCGCGATTGGTCCTGGCCCTGGGGATTGGGTTAGGATTATTGGCGGTTGCCTTTTCCCTGTTTGGTTTTGTTGGTTTATTCCGCCCCCTGACAGCCTGGCTTTTCGTCCTGGCGTTGGGCGGCGTCACGTTTCGTCGTTGGCGGCAGCCTCTCCTGCTGCTGCGTCAGGTGGGGTGGCCCCGCCCACAAAACCGCCTGCATTGGCTGATCCTGGTTTATGGCGCAGCGAGTTTGCTTTTCACCTTCATCATGGCGTTGACGCCGGTGGTTGCCTGGGACTCGTTGACCTATCATCTGGTCGGGCCAAAGCTGTATATCGAGGCCGGACGCTTTGTGCATCCGCTGAACATCCCGCAGCTTGGTTTCCCGCTATTGGGCCAGATGCACTTTACGTTGGGCATGTTGCTGGTGGGTGATGGCGTTGCGCCGTTGTTCCATTTTGGCTATGGGCTGTTAGCGCTGCTGTTGCTGGTCAGTCTATCCAGGCAGCTTTTTGGCGCGGAAGCGGCCTGGCTCTCGGCAGCTGTCTTGCTATCGTCTCCTTTGCTGTTGACTTTGATGGGTTGGCCTTATGTAGACGTAACGCTGCTGTTTTACACAACGGCTGTTTTCTACGCCTTCATCGGCTGGTGGCAAACCCGGCGAACGGGCTGGCTGATCGTCATAGGCCTGATGCTGGGTTTTAGCGGCGGGCTGAAGTACACGGCAGTTGCCGCCCCGATCGCTGTGACTCTGGGTATATTTTGGGGGTCCAGGAAAGAAGGCTTCCAGGTTTTTGCTGGACGGTTACTACCCGTCGGCGGCATCGCCATTCTCCTGGTGCTGCCCTGGCTGGCCGAGAATTACCTCACAACCGGCAATCCCATCTATCCCTTTTTTCGCGCACAATCGCTTTTTTGGGATGAATGGCGCGCCTGGTGGTACAACCGGCCCGGCACAGGGCTGTGGGCGACTGCGCCGCTCAGCTTGCTGCTGGCCCCGCTGGAAGCTACCATTCTGGATGGCACCCTGGCGCAAGATTCCTACGATGGCACCATCGGCCCGTTTATCCTGGGCCTATTGTTTCTGCTGCCACTCACTTGGGGGAAGTTTTCCCAGCCAACGCGCCGGTGGGCGACCTGGCTGCTGCTTTGGGCGGGGGTCGCCTTTGCCTTCTGGCTGTGGGGCATTGCCCGCTCGGCGCTGCTGCTGCAAGTGCGTCTGCTGCTGCCCGCATTTGCGCTTTTTGCCTTACTGGGTGGTCTGGCCCTGGCTGGCACACAGCGTTGGAAGCTGCCCCAGTTGGCTGTGGATTGGCTGGTTCGAGTGCTTATCAGCCTGACGCTCCTGCTGCTTCTAGTGAGCCAGACGCTTGCATTCTGGGGGTTGAACCCCCTGCCGGTTGTGGTGGGATTGGAGAGCGAAGCGCGTTATTTGCGGCGCATGTTGGGCGTATATGATGAGGCGATAACGGCCGTCAACCAACTCCCCCCCGACGCTCACGTGCAATTCCTATGGGAGGCGCGCAGTTACCGCTGCCAGGTCTTTTGCCAGCCAGACCCCATCCTGGATACCTGGCTCCATCTGACGCAGTTCCATGAGTACAATGCCGCAGCGGTTGCCCGCGTCTGGCAAGAGGCGGGCGTGACCCACGTGCTGCTGTATGACGCGGGACTGAGATTCATCGTCGAAGCGGGTTTCGATCCGGTGACTGAGACGGATATGGCAACCTGGGCGGCTTTCAACGGCCGTTACCTGCGCCCCATTCAACAATGGTCAGACCAGTACACTCTCTATGAATTTGTGCCATGA